CGCGCCGGCACCACTCAACGAATAGGTCCAGTGCTTCGCGTTCGCCTTCGGCTTCCGCGTAAACCGAACCGTCCGGTTCATTTCGGACGAACCCGCTTAGGCCCAAGCGCCCGGCCTCGATCCGGGCGGAGGCGCGGAAGAAAACCCCCTGGACGCGTCCGCTCACGCGGATGGCGAAAAGGATAGGCGGATGCGTCGTCATAGGGGACGAAGATAAGATCGCGGCGTCAGGGTCGCAATGTTACCTTTCCGGGCATGCCGCCAGATCACGGACCTGAACCGGCGCACGAGCGCAAAGAACCGCCTGAACCGCCCTGGGGCGCCTTCCTGGACGGGGGCGCCGAGGATTGGCGCATCTGGCAGCAGGATTCCGCGGGGAAGGCGCGCATCGAACTCTCCGGACGCTGGGCCCCGAAGGCTTCCATGGGCGGCAGCGCCGGGATGGCATCCCATGGAAACCTTTCCCGATGGCGTTTGGCGCGGAGCGTTGGAAGGCGCGCCGGCGGGCGGATTGTATCGCCTGGAAACGCGTTTCAATCCCAAGGGGAACAAGTTAGGCGAATGGGCGCTGCGGGGCGATATGCGGCATTTCCTCGGGGTGGGGGATGTTTGGCTGATCGCGGGCCAAAGCAATGCTTCCGGTTACGGACGCAAACCCTATAGCGAGGCGCCGACCTTGGGCGTCCACGTATTCCGGTCCAAAGGCGCCTGGGAGTTGGCCGCCCATCCTTTGCACGATGCCACCGGGACGGGTTTCCCCGCTTCGCGCGAGACCTATAATAATGGTCATTCCCCCTTCCTCCGTTTCGCGACCGAATTGCGATCCCGCCTCGGCTATCCGATCGGCCTGGTGCCGGGGGCCTTGGGAGGCTCGCCCCTCGAAGCCTGGCACCCCGGGCGCGGCCCCTTGTTCCGCAATCTCGCCGCCATGACGCGCGCGGCGGGAGGGAAGGTCAAAGGCATGCTGTGGTACCAAGGGGAGACGGATGCCTCACCGGGCACGGCCGGCGACTACTTGGATCGTTTCCTGGCTTCGGCGGAAGGCTGGCGCCGGGAGTTGGGAAATCCGGATATGCCCATCCTGACCGTGCAGATCGGCCGTTACCGATCGGATCGGCCGGGAGAGGAGGATCAGGAGTGGGCCGAAGTGCGTGAAGCCCAACGGCAGGCGGCCCATCGCGACGGCCGGATTGCCGTGGTCCCCGCGCTCGATCTTCCCCTCGACGATACCATCCATCTGGGTTCGGAAGGGAACGCGACCTTGGGCGCGCGCTTGGCGGATTGCGCCCTGGGCTTCGTCTACGGGCAAGCGGCGTCCTGGCGGGCCCCGGATCTGGCGGAGGCGGTTGCCGATGGTCCCGATGGCGTGCGCCTGCGCTTCGCCCACGTGGCAAGCCGGCTCGATTCCCTGGTTCCCGGCGCGCGGCCCTTTCGCGTGGCCGATGCGGAAGGCGTGATTCCCGTGGAGAAG
The genomic region above belongs to Fibrobacterota bacterium and contains:
- a CDS encoding acylphosphatase; its protein translation is MTTHPPILFAIRVSGRVQGVFFRASARIEAGRLGLSGFVRNEPDGSVYAEAEGEREALDLFVEWCRRGPPHARVESVEVKEGTAKGFAGFMVR